Below is a genomic region from Estrella lausannensis.
CAATGCTAAGGTTGGATTGCAGGTGCAAAAAGGGAGTGGTGATTTCTAAGTCAGTAAACTCCGCCCATTTCTTGCCTCCAATGCGCATCGAAGACGAGGTTCCGCCTTTAATCGTGCTCAGCTTTCCTTCCTCATCTTTGCCGAAGTAGTTCCATGAAGCCCGTATTTGACCATCGAGGGTGTAGTTGTCAAAACCTGCCGGATCGGCGACGAAGCGAAGCCACTCTGCTTCGGTTCCCGATAAGTTGCCTGTGACACGCGCGATGGTATTGCCGGCAGGCCCCTTCAACACGCCTCTCGTTTTAAACGCCTCGAAACCGACAAATCCGATTTCGTCATCGGCAAAGAGGGCTGCACTTGCGTTCAGTGAATCATCGGGGCTCTCTTCATTCCAGACCTTGACATTGATAAATGCGTAACCCTCTTCGGGTTCATATTCAAATTTGGCATCGATAGAGTACAATCCCGCATCAAGGTAGTTCTTCAGCTCCTTATCAGGCTCAAAATTGGTCAACTGCAAATGATTGATGCTGATAGCGAGGGGAGGAAGGTATTTTTCGAATTCCCTGATGCCGATACGAGCTCCTGCTCCCCCCGTTTTGAAGCGGGGTTTTTCAATAACCAGAGAGTGGAGGTGCACCTCCCGGGTGATGAAGGAATAGGGGTTGACGCGTATCGTTACGCTCTCTGATTCAAATACAGCCTTTTTTTTCGGGGTGAGAATCACAGGTTTTTTGATAATCACTTCAAAGGGCAGCATCAGCTCAACATCGCCGACCTGCAGGTCGTAGCCGATCCTATTTGAGAGCCATTCGACCCCTTTCCTTATAGCCAGCTCTTTGACCTGCGGCATCTGCATGGCAGCAAGAGCGGCCAATATCGCCAGTATGACGATCAGGAAAAATATACGAACGCTCTTGAGATACATATTTGATTTATGACGTTTTTAACTATTATAGTGAAAGTTTGTTTAAAACGCTTGCCCTACGCTGAAATAAATTTGGTAATGTTGTTTATCAACGTGTTTACGCGGCGTTAGCGGAAAGGCGACATCTAAGCGGATTGGCGCGACTAAGGTGTAATAGCGGATGCCAAAACCGGCGGACCTCAGCATCTCGTTTTGCAGGTTGGGTAAAGGAGAAGCGTAGACGTTGCCGATATCAAAAAAAACAACTCCGCCAAAGTCTTTTGACCAGCGCTGCCGTATCTCCAGTGAGGAGATCAGCATGGATCGCCCCCCCGTAGGATCGTAATCATCGTCGAGGGGAGAGACCGTTTTATACTTATAGCCGCGCAGGAGGGTGTCGCCGCCGGCATCAAATAGTTCGGAACGGGGAATGGTCGTTTTTCTCGCCCCGAAGATTGAACCCAGGGTAGTCCGGAAGGCGAAGATGGTTTTATCATTCCAGATGGGTTTGTAGAAAGTGTAGGTCATCGTGTTGATAGAGTAGAAAATCACGGGGTCGGTGATGGAAACCGTCGGGGTCGTCGAAAAGCGGAAGGTCATTCCCTTAGAGGGATCGAGAAGGTCGTCAGTCCCGTTGTAGAATGCCGAAAAGGGAGTCTTGATCAGGTTAAATTCCTCGTCACGGTCCTTTTGGGTTTGGTGACGCTTCTTTTCGTGAATATGGGTGTCACGAAGGTGCTTGTATCCGATACCGTACGAGATCTTCAGCTTGCTGTTCATCTCTTTTTCAATGCGGGCGAAGGCGCTTAACGATTTTGCGGTATAACCTTCGGTGACCTCCCGGTTGAACTCATAGAGCCAGATCAGGTCCTCACCCTTGCAGTAGAGATCGGGTTGCAGGTAGGAGAGCCGGGCCATTTGGGTGTCCCACCACAGATTGGTCTTCACGGTCAGCACTTCTCCCATGCCCTTGAAGTTGCGATGCTCCCACTCTCCGGAAAATCCAAGCCCCCTTTGGGTGGCAAAGTTAGCGCCTATGCCGATGGTTCTGTTTTTTCCTTCTTTGACTTCAATGGTGATGGGGAGATCCTGTCCTTCGGCCGGACCTTCCGGGTAATAGATGTCGACCAAGGTAAAGAGACCACTTCCTTCAAGTTCTCGCCTAGTCGCTTTGATCCTGCGCGGGCAGTAGAGTTCGCCTCTCGACCAGGCCAGCTTCTTGAAGAAGTAAGCGGTGCACACCTTTTCGTTGCCGACGACCCGCACATCTCCGAAGTACATCAGGGAGCCTCTTTTGATCCTTAGCCGCAGCACAATGGTCTCGGTCTTAAGGCAGGCAATTACCTCTGTATCGGTGATCGAGGCGTAGGGGTACCCCCAGGTGTCGAAGAGGTTTAAAAGAAACTCTTCGGCTGCCCTGATTTTGATCGGGAGCAGCGGCTCTTCAAGACAGAGGGTTAGGTCTGCCGGGTTGACTTCCAGTCTCTCGTCGGTGTCTGCATCGATGACCTCTAGCGCCCCGAGAGGAAAGAGAGGCCCCGGATTGACCTTCACGATGACATTTGCAGGGGTCGTATCGAAATCATAGTCCAGCTCGACCGCCGATCCCCAGTAGCCTTGGCTATGGAGGGCGTTTATGATGTTGGGTACATCGGATTCGGCCCTTTTTTTAAGAGCCAGCCGCGTCGCCGGGGGGGTGTTAATCAGGTTGACGAGTTGTGAAGAGGAGCGAACAAGGCTTTCGACACATTCCGATTCGATGCCGGTTAAGCTAACTTCGTAGGGAATGGCGGCGTATGATACGAGGGGAGTAAGAAGCGCCAGCATCAGAGCAAGAGTCAACAAGAACCCTCTTGCATTTGATATGGCCGTTGCTGGTCGCTTCATTGCTTTTTTAGCCTTTATCTTAGAGACTGTTTTATACCGAAAGTATTCCAGATTTGGTTTGCCGAGTGGTCGCGGTCGCCCTTATATTTGTAAACCAGGTCACGTGCGATCGTTGTATCCTGAGGCTTTCTTAAGGCCTCAATCCCAAATTTAGAGCCCGTTTCAGTATATACCGAAACAACTTGAAAAATTGGTCTTTGGCTTCGTCGGGTTTACTTAAGAATTTTCGTCCTCACTCGCGCCTTGCCTCTCGGCAATGGTCGCTCGCTCTGGACAAAAATTCTTAAGGCCCTCCTGGCCAAATTCCAATTTTTCAAGTTGCTTCGGTATAACACGATCAGAGGCTTTGGCAAGGTCATCAGCTTTAACCGATAAAGAACCCTTTAAGTGATTATTCTTCGCCGAGTCTCATAGGCATCAGAACGAAAATAGCGCCTCTGTCTTCTTTCTGTTTCTTCTCTGCTGATTCGGTGATGATGCCGGGGTTGAACGGATCGGAAAGCCCTAGGTCGACCGTTTCGCTCTTGCTATGGCGTAAGATGTCCATGAAGTAGTTCGGGTTGAAAGCGATGTCTAGTTTATTTCCCTGGTAGTTCACTGGCATTTTGACGACGCCCTCTCCGATATCGGATGTATTGGCGACCAGCTTAAGCTCGCCCGGAGTAAAGGTGAATTTCACCGAGTGGCTCCCTTCCTGGGTAAAGAGCGATACCTGCTTAAGAAGTTGGGAGAGCTCTTCACGGTGAAGTGTGATTTTAAGCTCGGGGTTTTGTGGGATGACGCGGTCTACGTCCGGATATTCGCCTGTCAAAAGCTTTGTGATGATGATCGCCTCTTCGAGCTGCAGCGCGATTTTGTCTTTCATCAAGAAAACGATGGCCTCGCCTTCATCTTTTAGGTTTTTTTGGATCTCTTCGACGGCTTTTAGCGGGACGATGTAGTTGCCTTCCACCTGCGGCTCGGCTTGTACCTTGAGAGTTGTCTTGGCAAGTCTTTTGCCGTCCGTTCCGACGAGAGTTGCCCAGCCGTTTTTGATGGAGAGGTTGACGCCTGTCAAAACATATCGATTGTCTTCTCTTGATACCGCAAAGGAGGTCATGTAGAGAGCCTCTTTCAGGTCGGACTGGTTGATTTTGAACTTATGTGCTTCTTGCAGGTCGGGGAGCTGGGGGTATTCATTCTTGTTCATGCCGTAGAGTTTGAAGCGGGAGGAGTCGGCGATGATTTCTGTCATATCGTTGTCGTTGGTGACGAACTCGATGTTGACGGCAGTTAGCTCGCGTATGAGTTGGCCGAGGCGTCTTGCCGGGAGTGTGGTTGCCCCTTCTTCGATGATTTTAGCCTCTGTGAAGCAGCGTACACCTACGGTGAGGTCTGTAGCAGTTAGGTAAAGCTGCCCTTTTTTGGCCTCGATGAGGATATTGGACAGGATCGGGATTGTGGATTTGGAGGAGACCACATTGAGTACGCGGCTGATCAGATAGTTAAATTCTTGTGTGGAAATGACAAATTTCATGTATGCACCCGATTGTTCTTGTAAAGCAATGTAGCTAAGTGTTCAATGCTTAAGAGAATTTTATGTAATTCGATTCGCCCCTTTTTTTTTGTCTATAAGTAAAATTTTGTATTTACACTTGCTTGAGCGCTACGTTTTTTCTCACTCAAAAATACAGAAACATTACTTGCAGACCTCTGGGGTCATCGGCTCGTAAAGAGATTTATATACTAGCTGGAATCAAATAGTTTAGCAAGATGGTATGACGGTCACCCAGCACCTGTCAAGAAAAGTTGCTCTTTGCTATCGCCCTATAGGAACTTTATCAATTAATGCCATGCCTTAGAGACTGTCTAAAAATCCCAAATTTTACGACACTTTCGGTATAATATTCATTATCCTTGCTCTCTTTGCTGTTTGTTAATCCGTACAAAAGTTCGGTCGAGCAGTCATCGCTTAGGTAAAAGACTAAATATTTTCAGGTATTTAAGTTTTACACCAACCTTGGTGTCTCTCAACAATTTCAAGTGTCACTCTTCTTTCCCATCTAAAAGAGCATTGACAAGGACTCTTAAGCTATTTTGATCATGATGATTGGCTTCTGTAATCGCAACCTTTGAAATAAAATTAAGGTGATTAACCAATATATGTTCTTTACAAATCTTCGTACAGATTAGCGGTTAGTTATCTGTTTTTAGTCGGATTTTGTGTTTGCTTCGTTGAAGTTAAAAACTTCGCTTTCTTCGGGTACTAGAATGCTGCCTTTGAGTTTTTATTTGTTACACCTTCTTGTGTTATCGTCGACTAAGTAATTTGTTTGAGGATGTGTAAATGTAGGTTAAGGGCTAAAGTTGTGTGAATTAAGTATTTTAATATATTGACGTATTATAATTATGGTTGTATTTTTATTCTTTGTTTTTAAGGGGATATAACGTGTTTAAGTTTTTAGCTGCGCTGGTAATAGTACTCTCTTCATTCCAAAGGTTGTCATCGGAATCACCAGGGGTGGTAAGTGAACCTGTAGATATGTTCGGAGAAGGGGGGGAGGCATTTCAAAGTTTGCCAGAAATTCTTGAAGATTTTCCTGATGAAGAAAGTGGGAGGACACTTGTTTATTTGTCAGTAGAGTGGAAAAATCCTGGAATTTACAAGCTTACCCGATCGAATTCAACGCTATCTTTGCCTGAAGGATATAAAATGGTGATCGGCGAAGATGTCAATAAGGTTTGGAGGCTTGGGTGTGGTGATCGGGATAATGAAAAATTAGAAGCTGTTGTTCGTGATATCGATTTTAAAAAGGTAATGTTATTTGAAATTTGGAATGAGGGCTACATATCTTTAGATGATTGGGGCGATCTTGATGCAAAAAATCTTCTGGAAAGTTTAAGCGAGCGAGCTGAAGCGGCAAATAGAGAGCTCGGAAGAACAAGAGTTGGTAGGGAGTTACATGTTATTGGATGGATGCAAGAACCTGTATTTGATAAGCACACAAATACAGTTTATTGGTCAATCGAATTTGAAAGTTCTGAGGAAGGAGCTGTTGTCCTCTCGGTCGCTATTAGACTGGGGCGAGAGAGTTTTGTAAAACTGATTTGTATAGCAAGCAAAGAATCCTATGCGTCCGGTGACGGGCATTTCGATGCTATGCTTCGATCTCATAGTTTTGATCCTGGCTATAGGCATCAAGACTATAGAACAGGGGATAGGATCGCAAGTTATGGGGTAGCAAGTCTTGTTGCCGCAAGTGTCGTAGGGGAAATGGCTAATGCTACAGGTGCAACTGGTATTTTAAAAATACTAGGAGCCTTCATTTTCGCAGGTATAGCGGCTGTTTTGTATAAATTAAAAAATATCTTCAAGCGCAGAGGAGAGGAATAAGTTTAGAACAATTAGTTTCGTATTTACCCTGTTTTTCTTTCTTATTTGCGCTGCTGAAATTATAAAAGATGATGTCGGGAACAGGTATCTCACCCTCAGAAGTACGAAGTTTTAGAAGTCCTAGGAACACCGACAGGTGTCACATGGAGCGGGAGGACTTGTTGACACGATGTAAGGCTAAGTTCGGTTGTGACCAATCCCTAAACTCTTTTCATGTCCTCTCTAAACTATCTTCAAGTCTCTTCAAAAAGGCCGAAAGCGGGTGGATTTGGAGGTGTGTCAAACTGCTTTAGCTTTTGATTTTGATGACGTAGGTTTGCATCTGCGTCGTCGCATCTTTGATCAGTAAAATGGCGCTGTCAAATTCGCGGATGGAGTCTGCAGTCTGCTTGGCCACTTCATTCAACTGAAGTATTGACTGGTTGATCTGCTCAGCCCCAAGCGATAGCGCCTGCATCCTTTTGTTGGCGCTGTCAAAGCTGGCCGTCTCTTGCTGCACCTGCTCGATGATGCGCGAAAGCTGGCCGGAGACGGTGGATACCTGTCCGACTCCCGTTGTGATCTCTTCGGAGAATTTGTCGACGCCCATGACCCCTTCGGAGACAGCAGAGGTCATTTCCGTGATCATCTTGTCGATGTCCAGTGTCGCTTGCGCTGTTTGGTCGGCAAGGCGCCTGATTTCGCGTGCGATCACCGAGAAGCTCTTCCCATGCTCGCCCGCCTTTTCCGCTTCGATGGAAGCGTTCAGAGCGAGAAGGTTTGTCTGGTCGGCAACTTTGGTGATTGTCGTGATCACACTTGTGATTTCTTGAGCTTTCTCGTTTAGCACCGCGAGCTTCGAGGCGATGCTTTGCGAAGCCTCGACCATCTGCTTCATGGACTCTTCCATTTTTCCAAGACCCTCTTTTCCGAGGGCTGCGAGGGAGGACGTGCCTTCTGCCGCATCGCTGATCTCATTCATCGTTTTGGCAAACTGCTTGGATGTCGATGAGATTTCTCCGGCGGTAACGAGGATCTCTTTCACTGTCGACTCTTGCTTGAAAACGGTGCTTTGCTGATTCTTCGAGGCCGCTGCGAGCTGGGTAATCGACGATGTGAGCTGTACTCCCGAGATCTGCAGCTGGCTGATGAGGTTTTCATAGGTATATGCCAGCTGGTTTAAAACGGTCGTGATCTTACTGAAGGAGGCATCATAGGCAACAGGGGCTCTTACTTTTAAGTTGCCGTCGCGGAACTCGGAAACGGCAGTGTAGACGCCCGAGTAGTAGCGGTTTAGCTCGCCGATGACGACCCAGGAAAAAAGGATGGCGATTCCCACTAAAATGACGGTAGTGAGCAAGATGCTGAGAGCTTTGTTTATCAATGCATCATAGCGCTTCATAACAAGCCTCTCCAGCTGCTTGTTGATCGATTCCCAAAGCTGGTTATCTTTGCTGATCAATTTCGTTCCCGCAAGATAGAGATCGGAGTAAATTTCGAGTGGGTCTTCTCCTTCGCCCTTTTTTTCCTTTCTTAAAAGGGAGTCGACCAAGCTTAAAAAGATCCTTGCAGATTCCGAGAAAGAGACGTAGGTGGTATTGATGTTGTTTTTAATCTCGTTGGTCCTATTGCCGCTCACTTCTGCGATGATAGCTTTCTGATACTGCAGCTTTAGCTGGTTTAGGTCATCTTTGAGCAAGGACGCCAGGGCAATTACCCTGTTGTGGTCGGTAATGGAGATGGTCTGCTTCTGACTAAGCGAGAAAACGAAGATCATCAGTTGAGAGGTGAGATCCTGAATGTTGGGCAGCAGCAGCAAATTCATCTGTATCAAGTGGTGCGACTCCGCCTGAGGATCGTAGCTGATATTGGATACTTCGCCGATGAAATTCAAAAGCTCTTGCTGGTTGTCGACAAAACCGATATGAAACGCTTCGCTGATGTCAGGCTGCATCTCGAAAGCAGTATTGGAAAACTCCTCCCATTGGCGCTGAAGCTCAAGCGGTGAAACCTCTTTCTGCTGCTTTTGCTGAAATGCTTCAGGGCTGATCGAGAGAAGATTCTCACTTGCCTTAGTATGCTCAATCAGACTGGAGAGGCTTTTGGAAATGGTCGCCTGCAGTTCCACCAGATCTTTCTTCAGTTCGTCGTCCCCCAGATGGTAGCGATAAGACAGGATCTTGTGTTTGACGGTGTTCTCCAGCACTTTTTCCGCTTGCTGCTGAAGCCTCAGACCGGCAAGTTCCCGCTTTAAAAATTGCAAGTCCTCCCAATAGGCTCCTATGAGGAAGTAGCCGATGATCAAAACGGCGATGAAGACGATTGAAAAGATAAGGTAGATCTTTTGCGCATACCCTAGATAGGAGAGCGCTCTTTGGATCAGGGTGGGGTTGAGTGTTTCTTCGTCGGTCTTCATAGATCCATTAGTGAGCATGGGAGATCCTTAATTTTGTTTTCTGATGGGATCAGTATCCTTCGTATACATTTTTTTTATAAAAGTGACCACAGGTTTTGAAAGACTTTTCACAAACTGAAATCGTGCGATTTGTGTGCTGAATTGGGCACACTACCGAAAGTGTTTTAGAGTCGGGTCGCTAATCAAATCAGTACATTTTGCGGATCTTTCGGTATATAACCAAATTTAGCAAACATCCATTCCGCCGATGGAACTTGTCATCAGTGACCCTGTTTTGCTAAAATGTTCCTGAGTCAAACCAATTTTTACTCCCAGACTGGAAAAAAAGCATGAAAATTATCAGACGTTACAAATGGTGGCTCTCTGCCCTCCTCGTCCTTCTGGCAGCCTACGGCGGCGGCCGCCTGTACCTGGGCGGCGGCCGCCTGTACTACAAGATGACTGACGGATTCTCACTGGAGAATATCTCTTCCTCCTTTGGCTTTGATGACAGATGGGTAACTCACCCTCTCTCCGCGGAGGAAAAAGAGTTGGTCGACACCGTTTTAAGCCAAGAGTTTCATTATTTGGGGAAGGGGTGTCAGTCCTATGTGTTCGAGAGTGCTGACGGCAAATATGTCATTAAATTTTTTAAATACCAGCGCTACAGGCAAGCCGAGTGGGTGAAGCAGTTTGACTTTATTCCTTCCGTCCATAAGCACCGAATGAGCCGCACCGCGCATAAACAGCGCAAGCTGGAAGGCGTTTTTAAGAGCTGGGTAGTGGCGTTTAATCACGCCAAAGAAGAGACCGGGTTGATCTATGTGCACCTTAACAAAACCGAAGGATTGGGCAAGAGGGTAACCCTCATCGATAAAATGAATCGCAGGCACGCAGTTGATATCGACCAGTATGAGTTTCTGATACAGAAGAAGGGCATCATGCTGACAGCTCACCTGGACTTTCTGATGCGAGAGGGAAGAGTGGAGGAAGCTAAGCAATTTTTGGATGCGCTCGTCATGCAGATACTTGGGGAATATCGAAGAGGTGTTGCAGACAACGATCCGGCGCTGATGCAAAACACCGGTGTTATTGACGGGGCGCCAGCGCATCTTGATGTCGGACAGTTTGATTTCGCACCGAAATATGCCGAGAAATCGATTTACGAACCTGAAATTTTTCAGAAATTTTATAAATTCCGTCGCTGGCTGACGAAGGAGCATCCCGCTCTCGGTAAGCATCTGGATGCCGTGTTGCTGAGGGAGTTCGGAGGGGAGTTTTTCCGTATTCCCCCGAATCCCCGGTATGTTTCCTAATTAGTGAGGAGATGGCTGCGCAGCATCCAAACGGCCTTGTCGTGGCTGCGTAGCGCCTGAACAAAAAGATCTAAAGTTCCCTGGTCTTTGTCCTCTTCCGCCTGGGCAATATAGGTGTGCAGCTCAGTCGAAAGTTCTTCATGCGAGCGCATGAGATCCTCGATCATTTCGTTCTCGGAGAGATCTTCCTGATCACCCTCGCGGATAGTGGCCAGTTTTAAAAAGGTACGCATCGTTCCCGGCGCTTTTCGACCCAGAGCGCGGATCCTTTCAGCGACCGTGTCGCTCTCTTCAAAAAGATCCTGATACTGCTTTTCAAATAACTGGTGAAGAGTAAAGAAGCGGGCGCCCTCCACGTTCCAGTGG
It encodes:
- a CDS encoding autotransporter assembly complex protein TamA, translated to MKRPATAISNARGFLLTLALMLALLTPLVSYAAIPYEVSLTGIESECVESLVRSSSQLVNLINTPPATRLALKKRAESDVPNIINALHSQGYWGSAVELDYDFDTTPANVIVKVNPGPLFPLGALEVIDADTDERLEVNPADLTLCLEEPLLPIKIRAAEEFLLNLFDTWGYPYASITDTEVIACLKTETIVLRLRIKRGSLMYFGDVRVVGNEKVCTAYFFKKLAWSRGELYCPRRIKATRRELEGSGLFTLVDIYYPEGPAEGQDLPITIEVKEGKNRTIGIGANFATQRGLGFSGEWEHRNFKGMGEVLTVKTNLWWDTQMARLSYLQPDLYCKGEDLIWLYEFNREVTEGYTAKSLSAFARIEKEMNSKLKISYGIGYKHLRDTHIHEKKRHQTQKDRDEEFNLIKTPFSAFYNGTDDLLDPSKGMTFRFSTTPTVSITDPVIFYSINTMTYTFYKPIWNDKTIFAFRTTLGSIFGARKTTIPRSELFDAGGDTLLRGYKYKTVSPLDDDYDPTGGRSMLISSLEIRQRWSKDFGGVVFFDIGNVYASPLPNLQNEMLRSAGFGIRYYTLVAPIRLDVAFPLTPRKHVDKQHYQIYFSVGQAF
- the dnaN gene encoding DNA polymerase III subunit beta; translation: MKFVISTQEFNYLISRVLNVVSSKSTIPILSNILIEAKKGQLYLTATDLTVGVRCFTEAKIIEEGATTLPARRLGQLIRELTAVNIEFVTNDNDMTEIIADSSRFKLYGMNKNEYPQLPDLQEAHKFKINQSDLKEALYMTSFAVSREDNRYVLTGVNLSIKNGWATLVGTDGKRLAKTTLKVQAEPQVEGNYIVPLKAVEEIQKNLKDEGEAIVFLMKDKIALQLEEAIIITKLLTGEYPDVDRVIPQNPELKITLHREELSQLLKQVSLFTQEGSHSVKFTFTPGELKLVANTSDIGEGVVKMPVNYQGNKLDIAFNPNYFMDILRHSKSETVDLGLSDPFNPGIITESAEKKQKEDRGAIFVLMPMRLGEE
- a CDS encoding DUF2167 domain-containing protein, whose product is MFKFLAALVIVLSSFQRLSSESPGVVSEPVDMFGEGGEAFQSLPEILEDFPDEESGRTLVYLSVEWKNPGIYKLTRSNSTLSLPEGYKMVIGEDVNKVWRLGCGDRDNEKLEAVVRDIDFKKVMLFEIWNEGYISLDDWGDLDAKNLLESLSERAEAANRELGRTRVGRELHVIGWMQEPVFDKHTNTVYWSIEFESSEEGAVVLSVAIRLGRESFVKLICIASKESYASGDGHFDAMLRSHSFDPGYRHQDYRTGDRIASYGVASLVAASVVGEMANATGATGILKILGAFIFAGIAAVLYKLKNIFKRRGEE
- a CDS encoding methyl-accepting chemotaxis protein encodes the protein MLTNGSMKTDEETLNPTLIQRALSYLGYAQKIYLIFSIVFIAVLIIGYFLIGAYWEDLQFLKRELAGLRLQQQAEKVLENTVKHKILSYRYHLGDDELKKDLVELQATISKSLSSLIEHTKASENLLSISPEAFQQKQQKEVSPLELQRQWEEFSNTAFEMQPDISEAFHIGFVDNQQELLNFIGEVSNISYDPQAESHHLIQMNLLLLPNIQDLTSQLMIFVFSLSQKQTISITDHNRVIALASLLKDDLNQLKLQYQKAIIAEVSGNRTNEIKNNINTTYVSFSESARIFLSLVDSLLRKEKKGEGEDPLEIYSDLYLAGTKLISKDNQLWESINKQLERLVMKRYDALINKALSILLTTVILVGIAILFSWVVIGELNRYYSGVYTAVSEFRDGNLKVRAPVAYDASFSKITTVLNQLAYTYENLISQLQISGVQLTSSITQLAAASKNQQSTVFKQESTVKEILVTAGEISSTSKQFAKTMNEISDAAEGTSSLAALGKEGLGKMEESMKQMVEASQSIASKLAVLNEKAQEITSVITTITKVADQTNLLALNASIEAEKAGEHGKSFSVIAREIRRLADQTAQATLDIDKMITEMTSAVSEGVMGVDKFSEEITTGVGQVSTVSGQLSRIIEQVQQETASFDSANKRMQALSLGAEQINQSILQLNEVAKQTADSIREFDSAILLIKDATTQMQTYVIKIKS
- a CDS encoding Dps family protein; translation: MNSTTKEGTVSARQVQNLMTYLANTYVLLLKTHNYHWNVEGARFFTLHQLFEKQYQDLFEESDTVAERIRALGRKAPGTMRTFLKLATIREGDQEDLSENEMIEDLMRSHEELSTELHTYIAQAEEDKDQGTLDLFVQALRSHDKAVWMLRSHLLTN